A window of Bos taurus isolate L1 Dominette 01449 registration number 42190680 breed Hereford chromosome 8, ARS-UCD2.0, whole genome shotgun sequence contains these coding sequences:
- the LOC786798 gene encoding LOW QUALITY PROTEIN: bile acid-CoA:amino acid N-acyltransferase (The sequence of the model RefSeq protein was modified relative to this genomic sequence to represent the inferred CDS: inserted 2 bases in 2 codons; deleted 2 bases in 1 codon; substituted 5 bases at 5 genomic stop codons), translating to MVSDQRGFLKALLKNHPRCHTVTVVQLTATQASALIDEPEHSQDTGLTPFQIXLLXESLEDEKGNLFHSQANYRANEVGEQAPFLGGYYVGVYSMGLLWSLKPEKILIRLLKRDVMNSPLQVQFKLYDSDIMVTHVAISTPNVSLILXRWYVAPGIXRILVKEGCLQGACFLPLEDGYLPGVIDWFGGIGGLTEIQASLLASHGFGAVALVYYNYEDLPFRVEKVDLEYFEEAVNFVLRHTKVLGPGIGVVSIXKGAEIGLSMAIHLKEVTATVLINEPNFILDIPQIYHDQINQPLPFSPPLLSISALGLVRLXHIFEETRAEASETSFLSIEKTQGHFLFIVGEEDKNVSRESICRASTEHLRRRGRNNYTLLSYFGVGHLKQPPPRPQLPCCASRISNLHFSMHXGGDLFPHTAGHEHSWKEIQKFLRKHLIPVVTHHL from the exons ATGGTAAGTGATCAAAGGG GTTTCCTGAAGGCATTACTGAAGAATCATCCAAGATGCCACACTGTAACAGTGGTTCAGCTGACAGCTACCCAAGCAAGTGCTCTTATTGATGAGCCAGAACATAGCCAAGATACAGGCCTGACTCCATTTCAGATATAGCTTCTTTGAGAATCACTGGAAGATGAAAAGGGGAACTTGTTTCATTCTCAAGCCAACTATAGGGCCAATGAAGTTGGTGAGCAAGCACCTTTTCTTGGAGGTTATTATGTAGGGGTCTACTCCATGGGTCTCCTTTGGTCCCTGAAACCTGAGAAGATATTAATTAGACTGTTGAAAAGAGATGTGATGAATAGCCCTTTGCAGGTCCAATTTAAACTTTATGATTCAGACATAATGGTAACCCATGTTGCCATCAGTACTCCAAATGTCAGTCTGATTTTGTAGAGGTGGTATGTAGCACCTGGTA ACCGGATCCTAGTCAAAGAAGGCTGCCTTCAGGGAGCCTGCTTTCTCCCTCTAG aAGACGGTTATCTCCCAGGCGTAATTGATTGGTTTGGTGGTATTGGTGGATTGACTGAAATCCAGGCCAGTCTCCTGGCCAGTCATGGCTTTGGTGCCGTGGCCTTGGTCTATTATAACTATGAAGACCTGCCTTTCAGAGTGGAGAAAGTAGATTTGGAATATTTTGAGGAAGCTGTCAACTTTGTCCTGAGACATACTAAG GTCCTTGGGCCAGGCATTGGGGTAGTCTCCA TGAAAGGAGCAGAGATTGGCCTCTCCATGGCTATTCACCTAAAAGAAGTCACAGCCACCGTGCTTATTAATGAGCCCAACTTTATTCTTGACATTCCACAGATATATCATGATCAGATAAATCAGCCCTTGCCATTCTCACCTCCTCTACTATCCATCAGTGCCTTAGGGTTAGTAAGGTTATAGCACATATTTGAGGAAACTAGAGCTGAAGCCAGTGAGACTTCTTTTCTCTCCATTGAAAAGACCCAGGGACATTTTCTCTTCATTGTGGGAGAAGAAGATAAGAATGTCAGTAGGGAAAGCATATGCAGAGCAAGCACAGAACATCTGAGGAGACGTGGGAGGAACAACTACACTCTGCTGTCTTACTTTGGAGTGGGTCACCTGAAACAGCCTCCGCCCCGGCCCCAACTCCCGTGCTGTGCCTCCAGGATCTCTAATCTCCACTTCTCCATGCACTGAGGAGGAGAT CTTTTCCCACACACAGCTGGACATGAAcattcttggaaggaaatccagaagttTCTCAGGAAACACCTTATTCCAGTTGTGACCCATCATCTCTGA
- the MRPL50 gene encoding large ribosomal subunit protein mL50 yields MAALWVAGVGRKSLTVVASGAPRREFWSRLRKEKQPVVAETVEEVKKEPILVCPPLRSQAYIPPKDLQSRLESHVKEVFGSSVPTSWQEISLEDVHMKFSFLARLADDLGHAVPNSRLHQMCRVRDVLDFYTVPVQDRSKFDELIASNLPPNLKITWGY; encoded by the exons ATGGCGGCGCTCTGGGTGGCCGGCGTTGGCAGAAAAAGCCTCACAGTGGTAGCTTCAGGGGCGCCACGCAGAGAATTTTGGTCTCGACTCAG AAAAGAGAAACAGCCAGTGGTAGCTGAGACAGTAGAAGAGGTGAAGAAAGAACCTATCTTGGTGTGTCCACCCTTACGAAGCCAAGCATACATACCACCTAAAGATCTCCAGAGTCGTTTGGAATCTCATGTCAAAGAAGTTTTTGGTTCATCTGTTCCTACCAGTTGGCAGGAGATCTCGCTGGAAGATGTTCATATGAAGTTCAGCTTCTTAGCACGTTTAGCTGATGACTTGGGCCATGCAGTGCCTAACTCCAGGCTTCACCAGATGTGCAGGGTTAGAGATGTTCTTGATTTCTATACTGTGCCTGTTCAGGATAGATCTAAATTTGATGAACTTATTGCCAGTAATCTGCCTCCCAATTTAAAAATCACCTGGGGTTACTGA